The following are encoded together in the Naumannella cuiyingiana genome:
- a CDS encoding DNA gyrase/topoisomerase IV subunit A, translated as MARKKTPTVEDDFTERILDVDVSSEMQTSFLEYAYSVIYARALPDARDGLKPVQRRILYSMDEMGLRPDRGHVKCARVVGEVMGKLHPHSDVAIYDALVRIAQPWVMRLPLVDPHGNFGSPDAGPAAMRYTECRMATSAQAMTAELDQDTVDFRPNYDGKDSEPVVLPAAIPNLLVNGAAGIAVGMATNMPPHNLVEVVQALRHLLKHPNAQLDTLMRFVPGPDLPSGGKIIGLDGIADAYATGRGSFRIRASARIEQTSPRRKGIVINELPYGVGAEKIIEQIKALVQSKKLQGIADVKDLGDLENPTRLVIEVKNGFNPDALLDQLYARTKLEDSFSINNVALVDGQPRTLSLRELLQIFLDHRLDVVLRRTRFARDKALDRLHLVEGLLIAILDIDDVIAIIRGADDAAAARGRLIEVFELTETQANHILDMQLRRLTRYSRIELESERDELRATIAELGEIIDNDDRLRGVVGDELAEVAKRFGTPRRTVLLASSGARPTASAAPLEIADDPCHVVLSGTGLIARTTNAEPLGQPETRAAHDVITSMITTTARADLGVITSAGRLLRMNAIDLPTLADVAGAPNLQGGAPLAELIMLEAGERALALTTLDPDGPGLAVGTAGGVVKRVLPEAVNKDAWEIIRLADGDELVGAVQVTDPDAELVFVSSDGQLLHYPASLVRPQGRAGGGVAGIKLGAGARAIWFGAVSGDDAVLVSIAGAADALPGTDAGTVKVTPFAEYPGKGRATGGVRCHRFLRGEDRLLLAWAGPAPALATTSGGSPVELPAAEGRRDGSGVPAAQPVAAIGPGRLS; from the coding sequence ATGGCCCGGAAGAAGACGCCGACCGTGGAGGACGACTTCACCGAACGGATCCTCGATGTCGACGTCTCCTCGGAGATGCAGACGAGCTTCCTCGAGTACGCCTACTCGGTGATCTATGCGCGGGCCCTGCCGGATGCGCGCGACGGGTTGAAGCCGGTGCAGCGACGGATCCTGTACTCGATGGACGAGATGGGCCTGCGCCCGGACCGCGGGCACGTCAAGTGCGCCCGCGTCGTGGGCGAGGTGATGGGCAAGCTCCACCCGCACAGCGATGTCGCGATCTATGACGCGCTGGTCCGGATCGCCCAGCCCTGGGTGATGCGGCTGCCGCTGGTGGACCCGCACGGCAACTTCGGCTCCCCCGACGCCGGCCCCGCCGCGATGCGCTACACCGAGTGCCGGATGGCCACCTCCGCGCAGGCGATGACGGCCGAGCTCGATCAGGACACCGTCGACTTCCGGCCGAACTACGACGGCAAGGACTCCGAGCCGGTCGTGCTGCCCGCCGCGATCCCGAATCTACTGGTGAACGGCGCCGCCGGGATCGCCGTCGGGATGGCGACCAACATGCCGCCGCACAATCTGGTCGAGGTGGTGCAGGCGTTGCGGCACCTGCTGAAGCACCCGAATGCCCAGCTCGACACGCTGATGCGGTTCGTGCCCGGCCCCGATCTGCCGTCCGGCGGCAAGATCATCGGGCTGGACGGGATCGCCGACGCCTATGCCACGGGCCGCGGCAGCTTCCGGATCCGGGCCAGCGCCCGGATCGAGCAGACCTCCCCGCGCCGCAAGGGGATCGTGATCAACGAGCTGCCCTACGGGGTGGGCGCGGAGAAGATCATCGAACAGATCAAGGCGCTGGTGCAGTCGAAGAAGCTGCAGGGCATCGCCGATGTGAAGGACCTCGGAGATCTGGAGAATCCCACCCGCCTGGTGATCGAGGTGAAGAACGGCTTCAATCCCGACGCGCTGCTCGATCAGCTCTATGCCCGGACGAAGCTCGAGGACTCGTTCTCGATCAACAACGTGGCGCTGGTCGACGGGCAGCCGCGGACGCTGAGCCTGCGGGAGCTGTTGCAGATCTTCCTGGACCACCGCCTCGACGTGGTGCTGCGCAGGACCCGATTCGCCCGGGACAAGGCGCTGGACCGGCTGCACCTGGTCGAGGGCCTGCTGATCGCGATCCTCGACATCGACGACGTGATCGCGATCATCCGCGGCGCCGACGACGCGGCCGCGGCGCGCGGGCGACTGATCGAGGTCTTCGAGCTGACCGAGACCCAGGCCAACCACATCCTCGACATGCAGTTGCGTCGACTGACCCGGTACAGCCGGATCGAGCTGGAGTCCGAGCGCGACGAGCTGCGCGCGACCATCGCCGAGCTGGGCGAGATCATCGACAACGACGACCGACTGCGTGGTGTGGTCGGCGACGAACTCGCCGAGGTCGCCAAGCGATTCGGTACGCCTCGGCGTACCGTCCTGCTGGCCTCCTCCGGCGCCCGACCGACCGCGTCCGCCGCGCCACTGGAGATTGCCGACGACCCCTGCCACGTGGTGTTGTCGGGAACCGGACTGATCGCCCGGACGACGAATGCGGAGCCACTCGGGCAGCCCGAGACGCGGGCGGCACACGACGTGATCACCTCCATGATCACCACGACCGCCCGTGCGGATCTCGGCGTGATCACCAGCGCCGGCCGGCTGCTGCGGATGAATGCGATCGACCTGCCCACCCTGGCCGATGTGGCGGGCGCCCCGAATCTGCAGGGCGGCGCGCCGCTGGCGGAGCTGATCATGCTGGAGGCGGGCGAGCGCGCACTGGCGCTGACGACGCTGGACCCGGACGGCCCCGGGCTGGCCGTGGGCACCGCCGGCGGGGTGGTCAAGCGTGTGCTGCCCGAGGCGGTGAACAAGGACGCCTGGGAGATCATCCGGCTCGCCGACGGCGACGAACTGGTAGGTGCGGTGCAGGTCACCGACCCCGACGCCGAGCTGGTCTTCGTCTCCTCCGACGGCCAGTTGCTGCACTACCCGGCCTCGCTGGTCCGCCCGCAGGGTCGGGCTGGCGGCGGGGTCGCCGGGATCAAGCTCGGGGCTGGCGCGCGGGCGATCTGGTTCGGCGCGGTGTCCGGTGACGACGCGGTCCTGGTCAGCATCGCCGGCGCGGCCGACGCGCTGCCGGGAACCGATGCGGGCACGGTCAAGGTCACACCGTTCGCGGAGTACCCGGGGAAGGGCCGCGCCACCGGCGGCGTGCGCTGCCACCGGTTCCTGCGCGGGGAGGACCGGCTGTTGCTCGCCTGGGCCGGCCCGGCTCCCGCCCTGGCCACCACCTCCGGCGGCTCGCCCGTGGAGCTGCCCGCCGCCGAGGGCCGCCGCGACGGCTCCGGCGTACCCGCCGCCCAGCCGGTGGCCGCGATCGGACCGGGCCGGCTTTCCTGA
- a CDS encoding App1 family protein, producing the protein MSTNRPFFAARIEDALTRLVGRLVRNLGWRERVIGYISYGSPAFVRILCRVVLSPDPRKHGQLAEALLNRRGWRNFITAPAEFAPIEVRIGDTTWQGRSGRGGFVDVRLAHRGLTPGWHRAMIRPTGGDEVEVPLLIIDPTDDFGIVSDIDDTVISTSLPRPLLAAWNTFVLHETARQSVPGMAELYRRLLADHPGSPIFYLSTGAWNVAPTLVRFLKHHRFPLGPLLLTDWGPTNTGWFRSGREHKERMLARLAEEFPNVAWLLVGDDGQHDPSIYGGFAQANPDRVRAIAIRQLTPGEQVLAHGTPVGLEDPPVAGDTPEVRGPDGAALGRALGARVAEHA; encoded by the coding sequence ATGTCGACGAACAGGCCGTTCTTCGCGGCCCGGATCGAGGACGCTCTGACGCGCCTGGTTGGCCGGCTCGTCCGCAACCTCGGCTGGCGGGAGCGGGTGATCGGCTACATCAGCTACGGCAGCCCCGCCTTCGTCCGGATCCTGTGCCGGGTGGTGCTCAGCCCCGATCCGCGCAAGCACGGTCAGCTTGCCGAGGCGCTGCTGAACCGCCGCGGGTGGCGCAACTTCATCACCGCCCCGGCCGAGTTCGCCCCGATCGAGGTACGCATCGGCGACACCACCTGGCAGGGGCGTTCCGGCCGCGGCGGGTTCGTCGACGTGCGCCTGGCCCACCGCGGCCTGACCCCCGGCTGGCACCGGGCGATGATCCGCCCGACCGGCGGCGACGAGGTCGAGGTCCCGCTGTTGATCATCGACCCGACCGACGACTTCGGGATCGTCAGCGACATCGACGACACGGTGATCTCGACCTCGCTCCCGCGCCCCCTGCTCGCGGCGTGGAACACCTTCGTGCTGCACGAGACCGCCCGGCAGTCGGTGCCGGGGATGGCCGAGCTCTACCGTCGCCTGCTGGCCGACCATCCGGGCTCGCCGATCTTCTATCTGTCCACCGGCGCATGGAATGTGGCGCCGACCCTGGTCCGTTTCCTCAAGCACCATCGGTTCCCGCTCGGGCCGTTGCTGCTCACCGACTGGGGGCCGACCAACACCGGCTGGTTCCGCAGCGGTCGCGAGCACAAGGAACGAATGCTCGCCCGGCTCGCCGAGGAGTTCCCCAATGTCGCCTGGCTGCTGGTCGGCGACGACGGGCAGCACGACCCGAGCATCTACGGCGGCTTCGCCCAGGCCAATCCCGACCGGGTGCGCGCGATCGCGATCCGCCAGTTGACGCCGGGCGAGCAGGTGCTCGCCCACGGCACCCCGGTCGGCCTGGAGGATCCGCCGGTCGCGGGTGACACGCCGGAGGTGCGCGGGCCGGACGGGGCCGCGCTCGGCCGTGCCCTCGGGGCGCGGGTCGCCGAGCACGCCTGA
- a CDS encoding GNAT family N-acetyltransferase: MTTPRPEPAEGAYPREWEADVLLSDGAVAHLRPITPADAGLLVEFYARVSPESKYLRFFAPYPVLSESDVQRFTTVDHVDRVALIITVANPDGTQRMLAVGRFDRIGPDEAEVAFLVEDSQQGRGIGQLLLEHLAVAARQRGIGRFVAEVLPQNRRMAQVFADAGYHVHKEFDDGVIMVEFPILATDTAVGVMERREHRAEAASVRRLVSPARLALVGVPDRIALLERQLAGSGYTGEVIMVGSDLPAAGTVTRAASMADIEGEIDLVVVCAPAAKVRALLLDAAYHKAHGVVVLTGGDPDPRTRPRDFAEDLVGMARSYGLRMLGPDALGLINTDPAVRMNASPAPAPRPGAIGLLTQSSPIAVTLLTAAHRDGVGISTFFSSGIYADVSVNDVMQYWQDDDDTAVCVLSVDRIGNPRKFSRIVRRLARRKPVVLFAPGRSQRASHEGARGGLAAAPSEAIDALFRQSGVIVSERRDQMLAVALILARQPLPRGERVRLISNSPSLLRHMGRFAERSGLIADDPVLVPRDTTPQGYVDAAERALGAEDSDAVLVATVDPFGVLGGGVREALGGLAGRTDKPLLGVFVDFDESVPADDRPDGRGQLPVFSSYVDALAGLAAATAYARWRDRDAGAVPLLDHDVPAARRVISAVLREAPDGRECTPEETTAILRAYGINPVPSYPVSSLADADERARDLGWSVVLKASSPAVRGQRDLAAVHRNIDDPDEMAEAWRDLANVTAQLVTTDAAEGAPDWTEIARPVVQAMMPPGTSLVLRSREDPSFGPIISVGVAGIAEELLGDTSYRVPPLTTQDARAMVRDLRAAPVLFGRHGAAGVDVAGVEDVLHRLAQLAADLPQVAQCTLSPVIASTHQVAVAGARITLAPTADERDARSRRLG; the protein is encoded by the coding sequence GTGACGACACCACGGCCGGAGCCAGCCGAGGGAGCGTATCCGCGCGAGTGGGAGGCCGATGTCCTGCTGTCGGACGGGGCCGTCGCCCATCTGCGCCCGATCACCCCGGCCGATGCCGGGTTGTTGGTGGAGTTCTATGCGCGGGTCTCGCCCGAGTCGAAGTACCTGCGGTTCTTCGCGCCGTATCCGGTGCTGTCGGAATCAGATGTGCAGCGGTTCACCACGGTCGACCACGTCGATCGCGTCGCGTTGATCATCACGGTGGCGAATCCGGACGGTACGCAGCGGATGCTTGCCGTCGGCCGGTTCGACCGGATCGGGCCGGACGAGGCCGAGGTGGCCTTTCTGGTCGAGGACTCCCAGCAGGGCCGCGGCATCGGGCAACTGTTGCTGGAACACCTGGCCGTCGCCGCGCGGCAGCGCGGGATCGGCCGGTTCGTCGCCGAGGTCCTGCCGCAGAACCGGCGGATGGCGCAGGTTTTCGCCGATGCGGGCTATCACGTGCACAAGGAGTTCGACGACGGCGTGATCATGGTCGAGTTCCCCATCCTCGCCACGGACACCGCGGTCGGGGTGATGGAGCGGCGCGAACACCGGGCTGAGGCGGCATCGGTACGCCGGTTGGTCAGCCCGGCCCGCCTCGCGCTGGTCGGCGTACCCGACCGGATCGCGCTGCTGGAGCGCCAGCTCGCCGGATCCGGATACACCGGCGAGGTGATCATGGTCGGCTCGGACCTGCCGGCGGCGGGCACGGTCACCCGCGCGGCATCGATGGCCGATATCGAAGGGGAGATCGATCTCGTCGTGGTCTGTGCGCCCGCGGCGAAGGTCCGGGCGCTGCTGCTCGATGCGGCGTACCACAAGGCCCACGGGGTGGTGGTGCTGACCGGCGGCGATCCCGACCCGCGGACCCGGCCGCGCGACTTCGCCGAGGACCTGGTCGGCATGGCCCGCTCCTACGGACTGCGGATGCTCGGTCCGGACGCGCTCGGCCTGATCAACACCGACCCCGCCGTCCGGATGAACGCGAGCCCCGCACCCGCCCCGCGGCCCGGCGCCATCGGGCTGCTCACCCAGTCCTCGCCGATCGCGGTCACCCTGCTCACCGCCGCCCACCGTGACGGCGTCGGCATCTCGACCTTCTTCAGCTCCGGCATCTATGCCGATGTCTCGGTCAACGACGTGATGCAGTACTGGCAGGACGACGACGACACGGCGGTCTGCGTGTTGTCGGTGGACCGGATCGGCAACCCGCGCAAGTTCTCCCGGATCGTGCGCCGGCTCGCCCGGCGCAAGCCGGTGGTGCTGTTCGCGCCGGGACGGTCCCAGCGGGCCAGTCACGAGGGCGCCCGCGGTGGCCTCGCCGCCGCTCCCTCGGAGGCGATCGATGCGCTGTTCCGACAGTCCGGAGTGATCGTCTCCGAGCGGCGCGACCAGATGCTCGCCGTCGCCCTGATCCTCGCCCGGCAGCCGCTCCCGCGCGGCGAGCGGGTACGCCTGATCAGCAACTCGCCCTCGCTGCTGCGGCACATGGGACGGTTCGCCGAGCGGTCGGGCCTGATCGCCGACGATCCGGTGCTGGTGCCGCGCGACACCACGCCGCAGGGTTATGTCGACGCGGCGGAACGGGCGCTGGGCGCCGAGGACAGCGATGCCGTGCTGGTCGCCACGGTCGATCCGTTCGGGGTGCTCGGCGGCGGGGTGCGAGAGGCCCTGGGCGGCCTGGCCGGGCGGACCGACAAGCCGCTGCTCGGCGTCTTCGTCGACTTCGACGAGAGCGTCCCCGCCGATGACCGGCCGGACGGCCGCGGACAACTGCCGGTGTTCAGCAGCTATGTCGACGCGCTCGCCGGGCTCGCGGCGGCCACGGCGTACGCCCGCTGGCGCGACCGCGACGCGGGCGCGGTGCCGCTGCTCGATCACGACGTGCCCGCCGCTCGCCGGGTCATCTCGGCGGTGCTGCGCGAGGCGCCCGACGGGCGCGAGTGCACCCCGGAGGAGACGACCGCGATCCTGCGGGCCTATGGGATCAACCCGGTGCCGAGCTACCCGGTCTCCTCGCTCGCCGACGCCGACGAGCGCGCCCGCGACCTCGGCTGGAGCGTGGTGTTGAAGGCGTCCTCGCCCGCCGTCCGCGGGCAGCGCGATCTCGCCGCCGTCCATCGCAACATCGATGACCCCGACGAGATGGCCGAGGCCTGGCGCGACCTGGCGAACGTCACCGCCCAGTTGGTCACCACCGACGCCGCCGAGGGCGCGCCGGACTGGACCGAGATCGCCCGGCCGGTCGTCCAGGCGATGATGCCCCCGGGCACCTCGCTGGTGCTGCGGAGCCGCGAGGATCCCTCGTTCGGGCCGATCATCTCGGTCGGCGTTGCGGGCATCGCCGAGGAGCTGCTCGGCGACACCAGCTATCGCGTACCGCCGCTGACCACCCAGGATGCGCGGGCGATGGTCCGCGACCTGCGGGCGGCGCCGGTGCTGTTCGGCCGGCACGGGGCGGCCGGCGTCGACGTCGCGGGGGTGGAGGACGTGCTGCACCGGTTGGCCCAGTTGGCCGCGGATCTGCCGCAGGTCGCGCAGTGCACCCTCAGCCCGGTGATCGCCTCGACCCACCAGGTCGCCGTCGCCGGCGCGCGGATCACCCTCGCGCCGACGGCCGACGAACGCGACGCCCGGTCCCGGCGCCTCGGCTGA
- a CDS encoding DUF5998 family protein — MTSLQRAGSRAALRAEIDACGYFPDLVEDTVLLALGDEPIDAFVVHHEPTFNRDEIRRHLTILVLTPTRLLVGHTDEQPGEGPNAQAASSTESVRLDRIGSVTVTRVVTAPESYRPGASTAEAWLTVGWGVMNRIDLEPAGCSDPNCEADHGYTGTSTTEDLMVRMSVAADGQGPVNDLIHLGTLLQQRTGVGGVRSVSGPVEQSGGLGGSATR; from the coding sequence GTGACTTCGTTGCAACGAGCCGGATCCCGGGCCGCCCTGCGCGCCGAGATCGACGCCTGCGGGTACTTCCCCGATCTCGTCGAGGACACGGTGCTGCTGGCCCTCGGTGACGAACCGATCGATGCGTTCGTGGTGCACCACGAGCCGACCTTCAACCGCGACGAGATCCGGCGCCACCTGACCATCCTGGTGCTGACGCCCACGCGGTTGTTGGTGGGTCACACCGACGAGCAGCCCGGTGAGGGCCCGAATGCGCAGGCCGCCTCCTCGACGGAGTCGGTGCGGCTGGACCGGATCGGCAGCGTCACCGTGACGCGCGTGGTCACCGCTCCGGAGAGCTATCGTCCCGGCGCCTCCACGGCCGAGGCCTGGCTGACCGTGGGCTGGGGCGTGATGAACCGGATCGACCTCGAACCGGCCGGCTGCTCGGACCCGAACTGCGAGGCCGACCACGGCTACACCGGCACCTCGACGACGGAGGACCTGATGGTGCGGATGAGTGTCGCCGCCGATGGTCAGGGCCCGGTCAACGATCTGATCCACCTGGGCACCCTGCTGCAGCAGCGGACCGGGGTCGGCGGCGTGCGCTCCGTCTCCGGCCCGGTCGAACAATCCGGGGGCCTCGGGGGGTCGGCCACCCGGTGA
- a CDS encoding alkaline phosphatase family protein, which translates to MSRDETTSVPTELPVVPHYGTRTLADLLPSIAHQLGHGGEDRVGIGPGERFVVLLIDGLGTEQLEQVASRAPFLAGALRRGGQVITAAVPSTTVTSLTSLGTGLPPGEHGVAGFTFWLPEEREVVAPLFWESALGPLELQPRETELQRLAASGVAVSSVLPSRFENSVLTVAGLRGGDFVGVAEDADSAQRIEAVAAAATRAPQTLVYAYERELDHCGHAYGWQSEEWLECLIRIDRWASWLRAELPEDVRLIITGDHGMVDVPAENRLLVQDETGLLDGVHRLAGEGRFRQIYLDQGVSAVEVGERWARRLGERAWVRTRDEAVEDGWLGELDPRVAARFGDVLVAMAGNWAVMTREMPGEFGLVGMHGSLTAAEMLVPLLQP; encoded by the coding sequence GTGAGCCGCGACGAGACAACCTCCGTCCCGACCGAGCTGCCCGTGGTCCCGCACTACGGCACGCGTACCCTCGCGGATCTGCTGCCCAGCATCGCCCACCAACTCGGCCACGGCGGCGAGGATCGGGTCGGGATCGGTCCGGGCGAGCGCTTCGTGGTGCTGCTGATCGACGGGCTCGGCACCGAACAGCTCGAACAGGTCGCCTCGCGTGCACCATTCCTCGCCGGCGCGCTGCGTCGCGGGGGCCAGGTGATCACCGCGGCGGTGCCCAGCACGACGGTGACCAGCCTGACCAGCCTCGGCACGGGCCTGCCGCCGGGCGAGCACGGCGTTGCCGGATTCACCTTCTGGCTGCCCGAGGAGCGCGAGGTCGTCGCGCCGCTGTTCTGGGAGTCGGCGCTCGGCCCGTTGGAACTGCAGCCGCGCGAGACGGAGTTGCAGCGCCTCGCGGCCTCCGGGGTTGCCGTCTCCTCGGTGCTGCCGAGCAGGTTCGAGAACAGCGTGCTCACCGTTGCGGGCCTGCGCGGCGGCGATTTCGTCGGCGTCGCCGAGGACGCGGACTCCGCGCAGCGGATCGAGGCCGTGGCCGCCGCCGCGACCCGGGCCCCGCAGACCCTGGTCTATGCCTACGAACGCGAGCTCGATCATTGCGGGCATGCCTACGGGTGGCAGTCCGAGGAGTGGCTGGAGTGTCTGATCCGGATCGATCGCTGGGCCTCGTGGCTGCGGGCCGAGCTTCCCGAGGACGTGCGTCTGATCATCACCGGCGACCACGGGATGGTCGACGTGCCGGCGGAGAACCGGCTGCTGGTCCAGGATGAGACCGGCCTGCTCGACGGAGTACACCGGCTGGCCGGCGAGGGCCGGTTTCGCCAGATCTATCTCGACCAGGGTGTCTCCGCGGTCGAGGTGGGGGAGCGCTGGGCCCGCCGATTGGGCGAACGCGCCTGGGTACGCACCCGCGACGAGGCCGTCGAGGACGGCTGGCTGGGCGAGCTCGACCCGCGAGTGGCGGCGCGATTCGGCGACGTGCTGGTGGCGATGGCGGGCAACTGGGCGGTGATGACCCGCGAGATGCCGGGCGAGTTCGGTCTGGTCGGGATGCACGGCTCGCTGACCGCGGCCGAGATGCTGGTGCCGCTGCTGCAGCCCTGA
- a CDS encoding glycosyl hydrolase family 95 catalytic domain-containing protein yields MSRPHDPTRRRLLQAGGAFVLVSAAAPALRVLPAHAAPSPTGPLAAGKLPAVPDGALWYARPGLDWQSEALPIGNARLGAMLFGDPANERMQFNEQSLWGGLNNYDNALAGQPDSAFDLSVRGFGCYRDFGEFTARFGAESGAARLFVRTPGVVSSGHADPLRALTGGTKTLWRPARAPEVIWQVDLQATATVRRYSLTPGTVRGRARFDPVGWRLEGSADGYAWTVLDERAGALAGRGEPTEFTVAQPRAYRSYRFVFTTERRSQRLELAGIGLTGDGIDSATAVAFGDYRRSLDPRAAVQTTAFRTSKATVIRECFASRPADVLVLRYRTDTAGALDAVFALTSAQGAETAADADARALGFAGEMANELKFACRIQITDTDGTVSADRDRLRLAGATTVTLLLDARTNYRMSAADDWRGEDPLPRIDAALTDLADRTFDELWAEHAEEATERAERVAVDWGSTADEVLAQPTDVRLARYDDGEDDPALEQQLFGYGRYLLGSSSQPGGLPANLQGLWNNSNEPPWASDYHTNINLQMNYWGAETTALADSHVALVEYIRQVAVPSRVATRNAFGEVRGWTARTSQSIFGGNSWEWNTVASAWYAQHLWEHYAFGRDEAYLRDLAYPLLKEVCEFWEDRLITKDDGLLYAPDGWSPEHGPREDGVMYDQQIIWDLFQNYREASEVLGLDPDYRARVAKLQEKLAPNKIGRWGQLQEWQTDRDDPADVHRHTSHLFAVYPGRQITPDTTPELAAAALVSLDARCGVREGQPFTEDSVTGDSRRSWTWPWRVALFARLRQAEKARTMIRGLLRFNTLSNFFCTHPPFQIDGNLGITGAIPEMLLQSHTGVIELLPALPKAWADGSFRGLRARGGHRVDCTWRGGRVTDFTVTADRAADASPVTVRVNGAERQVTPRR; encoded by the coding sequence ATGTCTCGTCCCCATGACCCCACCCGCCGTCGACTGCTACAGGCCGGCGGGGCATTCGTCCTCGTCTCGGCGGCCGCGCCGGCACTGCGCGTCCTACCGGCCCACGCCGCACCCTCGCCCACCGGCCCGCTGGCCGCGGGCAAGCTACCGGCCGTGCCCGATGGTGCGCTGTGGTACGCGCGGCCGGGGCTCGACTGGCAGTCCGAGGCGCTGCCCATCGGCAATGCGCGACTCGGCGCCATGCTGTTCGGTGACCCCGCGAACGAGCGGATGCAGTTCAACGAGCAGAGCCTGTGGGGCGGGCTGAACAATTACGACAATGCGCTCGCCGGCCAGCCCGACTCCGCCTTCGACCTCAGCGTGCGTGGGTTCGGTTGCTATCGAGACTTCGGCGAGTTCACCGCCCGGTTCGGAGCCGAGTCGGGCGCCGCGCGGCTGTTCGTGCGCACGCCGGGCGTGGTCAGCTCCGGTCACGCCGACCCGTTGCGCGCCCTGACCGGTGGCACCAAGACGCTGTGGCGCCCGGCCCGGGCGCCCGAGGTGATCTGGCAGGTCGATCTGCAGGCCACGGCGACAGTGCGCCGCTACTCCCTCACGCCGGGCACGGTGCGCGGTCGCGCCCGGTTCGATCCGGTCGGCTGGCGTCTGGAGGGCTCGGCCGACGGGTACGCCTGGACGGTGCTCGACGAACGCGCCGGCGCCCTTGCCGGCCGCGGCGAGCCGACCGAGTTCACCGTCGCGCAGCCGAGGGCGTACCGCAGCTACCGCTTCGTGTTCACCACCGAGCGCCGCAGCCAGCGCCTCGAGCTCGCCGGCATCGGGCTGACCGGTGACGGGATCGACTCCGCCACGGCGGTGGCCTTCGGCGACTACCGCCGCAGCCTCGACCCGCGGGCCGCCGTACAGACCACGGCGTTCCGGACGTCGAAGGCAACCGTGATCCGGGAGTGTTTCGCGAGCCGGCCGGCCGATGTCCTGGTACTGCGCTATCGCACCGACACCGCAGGCGCGCTCGACGCCGTGTTCGCGCTCACCTCCGCCCAGGGCGCCGAGACCGCCGCCGATGCCGACGCCCGCGCGCTCGGCTTCGCGGGGGAGATGGCCAACGAACTGAAGTTCGCCTGCCGGATCCAGATCACCGACACCGACGGGACTGTGAGCGCCGATCGCGACCGGCTGCGACTGGCCGGCGCAACCACGGTCACGCTGCTGCTGGATGCCCGCACCAACTACCGGATGAGCGCGGCCGACGACTGGCGCGGGGAGGACCCGCTCCCACGGATCGACGCCGCGCTCACCGACCTGGCCGACCGCACGTTCGACGAACTGTGGGCAGAGCACGCCGAGGAGGCGACCGAACGCGCCGAGCGGGTCGCCGTGGACTGGGGCAGCACGGCCGACGAGGTTCTCGCCCAGCCGACCGATGTGCGACTCGCTCGCTACGACGACGGTGAGGACGACCCGGCCCTGGAGCAGCAGTTGTTCGGCTACGGCCGTTACCTGCTCGGTTCGAGCTCGCAGCCCGGCGGCCTGCCCGCCAATCTGCAGGGCCTGTGGAACAACAGCAACGAGCCGCCGTGGGCATCGGACTACCACACCAACATCAATCTGCAGATGAACTACTGGGGCGCGGAGACCACGGCGCTGGCGGACAGCCACGTCGCGCTTGTCGAGTACATCCGCCAGGTGGCCGTGCCGAGCCGGGTCGCGACCCGCAATGCCTTCGGGGAGGTTCGCGGCTGGACGGCCCGGACCTCGCAGAGCATCTTCGGCGGCAACTCCTGGGAGTGGAACACCGTGGCCAGCGCCTGGTACGCCCAGCACCTGTGGGAGCACTATGCCTTCGGCCGCGACGAGGCCTACCTGCGCGACCTGGCGTACCCGCTGCTCAAGGAGGTCTGCGAATTCTGGGAGGACCGCCTGATCACCAAGGACGACGGTCTGCTGTACGCCCCGGACGGCTGGTCGCCCGAGCACGGCCCGCGCGAGGACGGGGTGATGTATGACCAGCAGATCATCTGGGACCTGTTCCAGAACTACCGCGAGGCGTCGGAAGTCCTCGGTCTGGATCCCGACTACCGGGCGCGGGTGGCGAAGCTGCAGGAGAAGCTGGCGCCTAACAAGATCGGCCGTTGGGGACAGTTGCAGGAGTGGCAGACCGACCGCGACGATCCGGCCGACGTGCATCGGCACACCTCGCACCTCTTCGCGGTCTACCCCGGTCGCCAGATCACCCCGGACACGACTCCGGAGCTGGCCGCCGCGGCCCTGGTCTCGCTCGATGCGCGCTGTGGCGTACGCGAGGGACAGCCGTTCACCGAGGACTCGGTCACCGGAGACAGCCGGCGATCGTGGACCTGGCCATGGCGGGTCGCGCTGTTCGCCCGGCTGCGCCAGGCGGAGAAGGCCCGCACCATGATCCGGGGCCTGTTGCGGTTCAACACCTTGTCGAATTTCTTCTGCACCCACCCGCCGTTCCAGATCGACGGCAATCTCGGCATCACCGGCGCGATCCCGGAGATGTTGCTGCAGAGCCACACGGGAGTGATCGAGCTGCTCCCGGCACTGCCGAAGGCCTGGGCCGACGGCTCGTTCCGCGGACTGCGGGCGCGCGGCGGCCATCGCGTGGACTGCACGTGGCGAGGCGGTCGGGTGACCGACTTCACGGTGACCGCCGACCGGGCCGCGGACGCCTCGCCGGTCACGGTTCGGGTGAACGGCGCCGAGCGGCAGGTGACCCCGCGGCGTTGA